In Papio anubis isolate 15944 chromosome 20, Panubis1.0, whole genome shotgun sequence, a single window of DNA contains:
- the ZNF155 gene encoding zinc finger protein 155, protein MTTFKEAVTFKDVAVFFTEEELGLLDPAQRKLYRDVMLENFRNLLSAGHQPFHQDTFHFLREEKFWMMETVTQREGNSGGKIQTELESVPEAGTQEEWSCQQIWEQIAKDLTRSQDSIIHNSQFFENGDVPSQVEAGLPTVHIGQKPSQGGKCKQSFSDVSIFDLPQQLYSGEKSHTCDECGKSICYISALHVHQRVHMGEKLFMCDVCGKEFSQSSHLQTHQRVHTGEKPFKCEQCGKGFSRRSALNVHHKLHTGEKPYICEACGKAFIHDSQLKEHKRIHTGEKPFKCDICGKSFHFRSRLKSHFMVHTGEKPFRCDTCDKSFHQRSALNRHCMVHTGEKPYRCEQCGKGFIGRLDFYKHQVVHTGEKPYNCKECGKSFRWSSCLLNHQRVHSGEKSFKCEECGKGFYTNSQLSSHQRSHNGEKPYKCEECGKGYVTKFNLDLHQRVHTGERPYNCKECGKSFSRASSILNHKRLHCQKKPFKCEDCGKRLVHRTYRKDQLRDYSGENPSKCEDCGKRYKRRLNLDILLSLFLNDT, encoded by the exons GAGGCAGTGACCTTCAAGGATGTGGCTGTGTTCTTCACTGAGGAGGAGCTGGGGCTACTGGACCCTGCCCAGAGGAAGCTGTACCGagatgtgatgctggagaacttTAGGAACCTGCTCTCAGCAG GACATCAACCATTCCACCAAGATACTTTCCACTTCCTAAGGGAAGAAAAGTTTTGGATGATGGAGACAGTAACCCAAAGAGAAGGGAATTCAG GAGGCAAGATCCAAACTGAGTTGGAGTCTGTTCCAGAAGCAGGAACACAGGAAGAGTGGTCCTGCCAGCAAATCTGGGAACAAATTGCAAAAGATTTAACCAGGTCTCAGGACTCTATCATACATAATTCTCAGTTCTTTGAAAATGGTGATGTcccctcccaggttgaagcgggACTGCCCACAGTTCACATAGGACAGAAACCTTCCCAGGGTGGGAAGTGTAAACAGTCCTTCAGTGATGTTTCCATCTTTGATCTTCCTCAGCAGTTATACTCAGGAGAGAAGTCTCATACATGTGATGAGTGTGGAAAAAGCATCTGTTACATCTCAGCTCTTCATGTTCATCAGAGGGTCCACATGGGAGAGAAACTCTTTATGTGCGATGTGTGTGGCAAGGAATTTAGTCAAAGCTCACATCTGCAGACTCATCAGAGagtccacactggagagaaaccattcAAATGTGAGCAGTGTGGGAAAGGTTTCAGTCGTAGATCAGCACTGAATGTTCATCATAAATtacacacaggagagaaaccttacatTTGTGAGGCATGTGGGAAGGCCTTCATTCATGATTCCCAGCTTAAGGAACATAAGAGAATCCATACTGGGGAGAAGCCATTCAAATGTGACATATGTGGTAAGAGCTTCCATTTTAGGTCAAGACTTAAGAGCCATTTCATGGttcacacaggagaaaaaccaTTTAGGTGTGATACATGTGATAAGAGCTTTCATCAGAGATCAGCACTTAATAGGCATTGCATGgtccacacaggagagaaaccgtACAGATGTGAGCAGTGTGGAAAAGGCTTCATTGGTAGGCTAGATTTTTATAAGCATCAGGTGgtccacacaggagagaaaccatataattgtaaagaatgtgggaagaGCTTCAGATGGTCCTCATGCCTTTTGAACCATCAGCGAGTCCACAGTGGAGAAAAAAGcttcaaatgtgaagaatgtgggaaGGGATTTTATACAAATTCACAACTGTCTTCCCATCAGAGATCCCACAATGGTGAAAAGCCATATAAATGTGAGGAATGTGGGAAGGGCTACGTTACTAAGTTTAATCTTGACTTGCACCAGAGGGTCCACACGGGAGAGAGACCTTATAattgtaaggaatgtgggaagagcTTTAGCCGGGCCTCAAGTATTTTGAATCATAAGAGACTCCACTGCCAGAAAAAACCATTCAAATGTGAGGACTGTGGAAAGAGGCTTGTACACAGGACATACCGTAAAGACCAGCTGAGAGACTACAGTGGGGAAAACCCATCCAAATGTGAGGATTGTGGGAAACGCTACAAGAGGCGCTTGAATCTAGATATACTTTTATCGTTATTTCTAAATGACACataa